DNA sequence from the Acidobacteriota bacterium genome:
CCGGGGCCGGACGGCTGAGTTGATCGCGCGGGAGATGGCGGCGAACGGCGGACTCATCACCGAGGCGGATCTGGCGGCGTACGAAGCCCACGCGCGCGAGCCGATCCGCGGGACCTACCGCGGCCACGAGGTGATTTCGATGCCCCCGCCCAGCTCCGGCGGGGTGACGCTGGTGCAGATGCTGAACGTCCTCGAGGGGTACGACCTGGCGGAGGCGGGACATGGTTCCGCCCTGAACGTGCACCGGATGATCGAGGCGATGCGCCGCGGCTTCGCCGATCGTGCGCGGCACCTGGGCGATCCCGATTTCAACCCGCGGATGCCGGTGGCCGAACTGACGTCCAAGGCGTACGCGGGCCGGCAGCGCGCGACGATCGATCCGGCGCGGGCGTCCGCGTCGGGGCCGGAGCGTTTCGAGTGGCCGCCGGTCGGCGACGAGACGACGCACGTCTCGGTCGTCGACGCCGACCGGAACGCGGTGTCGCTCACGACCACGCTGGAGCAGAGCTACGGCTCGAAGATCGTCGTGCCGGGGGGCGGGTTCCTGCTGAACAACGAGATGGGCGACTTCAACGCGGGACCCGGTTTGACGACGGAGAACGGACTGATCGGCACCGAACCGAACCTTGCCGCGCCGGGCAAGCGGATGCTGTCGAGCATGACGCCGACCATCGTGACGCGCGACGGGCGGCTGGCGCTGGTGACCGGCAGCCCGGGGGGGCGGACGATCATCAACACGGTGCTGCACACGATCGTGAACGTGATCGACTTCGGCATGAACGTTCAGGAGGCGATCGACGCCCCGCGTTTTCACCATCAGTGGTTGCCCGACGTGGTGCGCTACGAGCGGCGGGGACTGTCGCCGGACACCCTGGCCCTGCTGGAGACGCGCGGTCACCGGCTGCAGGCGATACGCGCGCAGGGCGCGGCGCATGCCATCGCCTTCGATCCCGATTCGGACCTGCTGGAGGGCGCGCCGGATCGACGGCGCCCGGATGCCGCCGCCGCGGGCTATTAGCGCCCGCCGTAAATCCGCTGGTAGTTCGCGTAGTTCGCGACCACTTCCTTCACGAAGTTCCGCGTTTCCGTGTACGGGATGCCGTCGATGAAGAAGTCGCGGCGCAGCTGGCGGGCGGCGTTCCACCAGTCGCCGGCGTGGTCCTCACCGGCGTTGTAGGAGACCATTACGGGCAGGTGCTCGCCGTCGAATAGCGCCAGCAGGTCGGCGTTGAGGCGGGCGGCGATCGCGACGTTGACGCGGGGATCGGCGAGGATCGCCTCGTCCACGCCCGCGGGGGTGACGACCTCGGCGACCCCCGCCCGCTCCGCCAGCGCCTCGGCCGTGTACGGCATCACCTGCAGCAGACCGACCGCCCCGACCGCCGAGCGCGCGTCCGGATCGAACCGCGACTCCCGGCGCATGAGCGAAACCAGCAGGACCGGATCGGAGCCGTGAGCGTCGGCC
Encoded proteins:
- the ggt gene encoding gamma-glutamyltransferase yields the protein MTSSRGQNRSLEPVRRAVAAAVVAVLAVAHVAGQSAPVRSRAGMVVASDRIAAEVGRDVLRDGGSAADATVATAFALAVTFPSAGNIGGGGFLIYRGADGEAVAYDFRETAPAAASAEMFLAGGEYDAARHHDSHVAVGVPGSVAGLHRVWVDHGRLPWRRLVEPAVALAGDGFELTVDRAAAFAGVLPRMARYPASVAAFSKDGTPYSAGERFRQPELAATLERIAEGGPDGFYRGRTAELIAREMAANGGLITEADLAAYEAHAREPIRGTYRGHEVISMPPPSSGGVTLVQMLNVLEGYDLAEAGHGSALNVHRMIEAMRRGFADRARHLGDPDFNPRMPVAELTSKAYAGRQRATIDPARASASGPERFEWPPVGDETTHVSVVDADRNAVSLTTTLEQSYGSKIVVPGGGFLLNNEMGDFNAGPGLTTENGLIGTEPNLAAPGKRMLSSMTPTIVTRDGRLALVTGSPGGRTIINTVLHTIVNVIDFGMNVQEAIDAPRFHHQWLPDVVRYERRGLSPDTLALLETRGHRLQAIRAQGAAHAIAFDPDSDLLEGAPDRRRPDAAAAGY